The proteins below come from a single Lepeophtheirus salmonis chromosome 4, UVic_Lsal_1.4, whole genome shotgun sequence genomic window:
- the ath gene encoding ATP-dependent RNA helicase DHX33 — MDPSPGFNAKRSFSHLKKETKPWINGKKKMKLIKEIDPMLKQRRALPIFGAKPRFLEEVRRSNTVILLGETGSGKTTQIPQFLHEARLDSEGLIGITQPRRVAAISVSKRVAQEMNVSLGTLVGYKVRFEQVAEPNSITKILFQTDGMLLREAMLDPNLKKYSWIILDEAHERTINTDVLLGIVKRAQAQRKSAGEKPLKIIIMSATMNAQKFSHYFGGSPILYVHGRQYPVNVSHASISQSDWLTSTLSTVFQLHEQAPPQHDFLVFLTGQEEIENLAHTIRALSKDLQGSVKIFVLPLYSAQASIMQQKVFIDSPPGSRKIILSTNIAETSLTIPGIRYVIDSCRVKAKVHMASTGLDMLKVVRISKAQASQRMGRAGRQSEGHCYRLLTKREFDLLDEETVPEILRCNISNVLLQLVASGVRDIRKFEFLQRPPPNAIEGAIRQLSLLGAFKSDESQELTDIGIRLSKFPLDPKFAKAIISANELGCSEEVLTIVALLSSENIILTPPSNREECLKSREKFSSSEGDHISLLNIFRAFKASDNKKDFCKNHHLNLRNLNFSIQIRSQLMDLCRNEDINVQSCANQGHLVREALADGLFMNVAKLTVEGHYLTLDSRQQVKIHPSSVLFRSKPELVIFTELIATQKSYIRDLSLVDAQWLLKKQPDYFRKHHIKF; from the exons ATGGATCCATCCCCAGGATTCAATGCAAAGAGATCATTTTCTCATTTGAAAAAGGAGACAAAACCTTGGATTAAtggtaagaaaaaaatgaagctaATCAAGGAAATAGATCCTATGCTGAAGCAAAGGCGAGCTCTTCCCATCTTTGGTGCTAAACCAAGGTTTTTGGAAGAGGTACgaag ATCAAATACTGTTATTTTACTTGGAGAAACAGGCTCTGGGAAGACGACGCAAATTCCCCAATTTCTGCATGAAGCTCGATTGGACTCTGAAGGACTCATAGGTATTACCCAGCCCCGGCGTGTTGCTGCAATATCCGTATCCAAACGTGTAGCTCAAGAGATGAATGTCAGTCTAGGAACACTTGTTGGCTACAAAGTTCGCTTCGAACAAGTGGCGGAGCCTAACTCCATTACTAAAATTCTGTTTCAAACGGATGGAATGTTGTTACGAGAGGCAATGCTGG atccCAACCTAAAAAAGTATTCATGGATCATTTTGGATGAGGCTCATGAGCGTACCATCAATACAGATGTTCTTTTGGGCATAGTTAAAAGAGCCCAGGCACAAAGGAAGTCTGCAGGagaaaaacctttaaaaataattattatgtctGCGACAATGAATGCCCAAAAGTTTTCTCATTACTTTGGAGGTTCACCCATCCTTTATGTACATGGTCGACAATATCCAGTCAACGTAAGCCATGCCTCCATTTCCCAAAGCGATTGGTTGACCTCTACATTAAGCACAGTATTCCAACTTCATGAACAGGCACCTCCTCAACATGATTTCCTTGTCTTTTTGACAGGTCAAGAAGAGATTGAAAATTTAGCACATACGATAAGAGCCTTGTCGAAGGATTTACAAGGATCtgtgaaaatatttgtattaccCTTATATTCTGCTCAAGCTTCTATAATGCaacaaaaagtgtttattgACTCTCCTCCAGGATCTAGAAAAATTATACTATCAACTAATATTGCAGAAACTTCTCTAACAATCCCTGGAATTAGATATGTGATAGACTCTTGTCGAGTTAAAGCAAAAGTCCACATGGCAAGTACTGGACTTGACATGCTAAAAGTTGTGAGGATTTCGAAAGCTCAAGCATCTCAAAGAATGGGACGTGCAGGTCGACAAAGTGAAGGGCATTGTTACAGACTCCTCACAAAGCGAGAATTCGATCTCTTAGATGAAGAAACAGTACCTGAGATTTTGAGATGCAATATTAGTAATGTACTTTTGCAACTTGTGGCGAGTGGTGTGCGTGATATTCGAAAATTTGAATTCCTTCAAAGACCGCCACCTAATGCTATAGAAGGAGCTATTCGTCAACTCTCTCTCCTTGGTGCTTTTAAGTCTGATGAATCGCAAGAACTAACAGATATTGGTATTCGTCTTTCCAAGTTTCCCCTTGATCCCAAATTTGCCAAAGCTATCATATCTGCTAATGAGTTAGGGTGCTCTGAAGAAGTATTGACGATTGTGGCCCTTTTATcaagtgaaaatattattttaactccTCCATCCAATCGAGAAGAATGTCTTAAATCTAGGGAAAAGTTTTCATCCTCTGAAGGAGATCATATCTCTTTGCTCAATATTTTTAGAGCATTTAAAGCTAGTGACAATAAGAAAGATTTTTGCAAGAATCATCACCTAAACTTAAGAAATCTCAACTTTTCCATCCAAATTCGAAGTCAACTTATGGACTTGTGTCGGAATGAGGATATAAATGTTCAATCATGTGCCAATCAAGGTCATCTGGTTAGAGAAGCTCTTGCCGATGGTCTTTTCATGAATGTTGCCAAATTAACAGTTGAAGGACATTACTTGACG ctTGACAGTCGACAACAAGTCAAAATCCACCCTTCTTCAGTTTTGTTTCGCTCCAAGCCAGAACTAGTTATTTTTACGGAGTTAATAGCCACTCAAAAGTCTTATATTCGTGACTTATCACTTGTTGATGCCCAGTGGCTTTTGAAAAAGCAACCTGACTATTTTAGAAAACATCACataaaattctaa
- the LOC121116890 gene encoding SPRY domain-containing protein 7 encodes MSFIGSCFSSIVDCFNGGDWSMSSVAKPNNSSNHLPSGYQPIPDVILDTTTMGQEAVVVKNGSRLCGTGSVRSSTPISQSKAYWEVQVQQSGQWSCGLCTPSCDLNKSLGNDQHSWVIDWESNIKSRNEVEYTLEQPVQEGDIIGFTYDHVELNFYLNGNNLNCPILGIKGTVFPVLYVDDGAILDVIFEKFRYPIPSGFDRIMVEKVLL; translated from the exons ATGTCATTCATCGGCTCTTGCTTTTCGTCTATCGTGGACTGCTTCAATGGAGGAGATTGGAGTATGTCGAGTGTAGCAAAGCCAAACAACTCTTCCAATCACCTTCCTTCTGGATATCAGCCCATTCCAGATGTTATTTTGGATACGACGACGATGG gcCAAGAAGCAGTTGTAGTAAAAAACGGTTCTCGATTATGTGGTACGGGCTCAGTTCGGTCTTCTACTCCTATTTCTCAAAGTAAAGCCTATTGGGAAGTCCAAGTACAGCAATCGGGCCAATGGAGTTGTGGT CTCTGTACTCCTTCCTGTGATTTGAACAAAAGTTTGGGTAATGATCAGCATAGTTGGGTCATAGACTgggaaagtaatataaaatctCGTAATGAAGTTGAATATACTCTCGAACAGCCGGTTCAAGAAGGAGACATTATT gGTTTTACATATGATCATGTGGAGCTCAATTTCTACCTCAATGGTAATAATTTGAATTGTCCCATATTGGGTATCAAAGGAACCGTTTTTCCAGTTTTATATG tggATGATGGAGCTATTCTagatgttatatttgaaaaatttcgcTATCCTATTCCGTCGGGATTTGATCGTATTATGGTGGagaaagtattattataa